The following is a genomic window from Fundulus heteroclitus isolate FHET01 unplaced genomic scaffold, MU-UCD_Fhet_4.1 scaffold_78, whole genome shotgun sequence.
tcttttttgtttttttttggtttgttttttacagaaatCCCTTTCAGATTCTGCTTTTTTGTCATGTCCCACCCATTTGAACAACATCAGAGTTAAAAAGGCAGCCGATGTGTAAAGACTTCAAAACACTGGAACTTTGCATGATTGTGAAACAGCTGACTGCTTGGgataaaaagagaaacacttCAGAGTGACGGTGTCAGAAACAGTCAGCTCGACTTCCCTGTTTAAGCAAAGTTCACCTCACAATGACTGAAAATTCTCATATTTTATTAGTCCAGGTCTCAATTTCAGCCACACCAAAAAAGACCCGACTCTCAGACTGTTCAGTTAAAAACTTTCATAGAAAATGCCCTCACCTTTCATCTTGTCTCATATCAAACAGGCAACAGCAGACATTTAACCACAGCTCCAGGAGTGGGTTTCACTTCTTTTGTACACTAAAGCAGAGACTCCGAATTGGGGCTGGATCACTAACTGCGAGGGTCTGTGCTTGTCAGCGTGGCAGGAGTGTCCCGCAGCGTCACCCTGGTGGTGGCTTACATCATGACGGTGACCGGACGAGGGTGGGTGGAGTCCCTGGCGGCCATCAGGGCCGCCCGGCCGTGCGCCGGTcccaacctgggcttcctgcggcagctggaGGAGTTTGAAAACACAGAGCTGGCAGAGGTTAGTTGTTGTATTAAGCTACAGTTATATGAACATTtcctttcaacatttttttttctgatttccaATATTATTCAGAGGGTTCTCAGACGATTAGAAAAGTAATTTGACTTCTGTCGATCATAATACGTATTGGGATAGAAATAAGGAAGATGGAGACACTTGTATTTGCAGttgatttctttccttttatccctactttccttgtgtccttccttccttgggCTTTGCAGGATCAATGTTTTAAAGCTCACAGTAGAAATTTCTTGAATAAGGTGTAGAAACCCTTTATTATTGGAAAGTCAGAAAAACAGAGCGAAACTTCTATTTTTGGTTTCTCTAAACAGTTTCTTGACAAACAAAGGGGATAAAATTCAATGGTTTCCAGTTCCTTCGCCTGTCAACATACTTGTTGGCAGCACAGTGGAAAAGTCAAAGACGGAAAGTAAAACTAACGCTGCTCTGAAAGTCTTTTATGATCGCTTGTGAAAGGTGAAGGTTGAGTGTCAAAGGAATCTTTACCAAACACTCATTTTTCACAGAAATTGGGTCACCCTTTGTTATTGCAAACCCTCTGAGAGAGTCGTCAAGCAGTACGATAGGTTAAAATGTCAGTTGTGATGGTCGCTTCAATAATCCTGCTTTTTTGGCTTCTATAGTGCACAAAACCATGGGCAGATTCAGGGAGTTTAGGATGTTTTCAGAGAATGAAGGCCAAAATTAAAACCATGACTTTTAAGCTATTTATTCATGTgtgattgagtttttttttttacccctcaTGTTTTCCTCTGTCTGCTGGCACAGAtaacctttttttgttaaacgGCATCAAAACTGCAGAGAAATTACGCCAGGACGTCTGCAATTAATAGACAGTGTGGTCGCTAAGAACTATGCCATATCTAGTCTCACTGATACAATGCATCCGTTGACAAGGGAGTCTACTATAGTTTCAGTCACAAGTTTACATAACGTTTATATTGGACACAAATGTCATCTTTAATTTTTTGGTTTTGAAAGACCTAATAGaacagattgtgtttttttgttcctttgtaAAACTACAAAGtgtattttgaaaaacaagaaTCAGGTACGTGAGTTTGattttattgatattgtgtATTGATTAAAATGCACTCATGGGTCTCTTTATTAGGTAGACCAGCTGAAAGGCTTGTTAACACGTAAAGCTATGAGAAAAACCACATGGCAGCAGCTTAGTGTATTTTAGGGACGTGGAGGTGGTGAAGATGACTTCCTAAAGTTTCAACAAAGTACAGGATGTGGAAGAAAGGGGATTCAAGTGACTTTGAATGCAGCATGAATGTTGCTTCCAGGCTGGCTGCTCCgagtatttcagaaacagaCCCACCAAGGTTCTCACAAACGATCGTCCCTTTAGACCAGGGtctaaaacagagaaaattcaGCATGCGCTGCAGTCGTGTAGAGGAAGATGCTTTGATATCAGGAGAAAATGGGCAAACTGGTTTAATGGTGCTCTCAAAATTCGAAAAACGGCTAAAATTAATATACCCAAATTAAATTAGATGCTTCTCTTGAACTCTTTGGATTAGAGGTAAAAGCGTGGTGTCTCTGTAAAGCTAACACTTTACATTTTTCAACTAAGAAGTGGCTGGTTGGTGTACCTCAGTTTCTTTTGCCTTCCTTATGTGTAATGTGGACTAtaatgtgaaccggagtagccaaagagaaattttgctgcggtgacaaataaaacattcttgATTCTTGACTCACATAAAACTCTCAATAAGTCATTTTTAAGCAACCTCATGAATCCAAAATCCTCAGTTCAAACAAGTATACCCAAGTACAAGGTGTTTAAATGTGTCACCAATGTACCAGGATGCAGAAGAAGACTTGATATGGACAAGCCAAACGCCTTTTGGAGAACATTTTCCCTTCAGAATTAGTCAAGCAAGActaatttttagttatttttctcactttgaGGCCTTCAAACCATCAAGCAGGTCGGTGGTAGCCtcatgctgtgggactgttTTGTGGTTCAAGAAGTCTTTTACTCCACTGTCAATCAGCTTCCTTTTTAAAAGCAGcataaacatttaaactgttcaTAACGCTTTACTGCCAGATATAAACCAAATTGTTGCTTTGGATCAATGACAAACCACTGGCTAGAGCAGAAAAAGGTTGTTTAAAACTGGACAACGTACAGCATATCTTCATTGAATGGAATAGACAACAGATACAGCAGCCGCCacgttttaaaccatgttaagAACAAAAAGCATAAAGATAATAGTGATGCAACACGACGGTAAACCTGCCTCAGCTAACTCGTATGCTGTTAGAATCCAAACTAGgtgtttacattttctaaatgtcATGACAATCTTCAACGAAGGCACTGGAATGACTTATTCTGTGAAGGTGTTTGTTGAGTAAAGAGTCAAATCTTTATGCTTCCATCTAACTACATCTCTACTACTTTAGTATATTATACTAGTTGTGATGGGAAGAACAGAGGTTGGGATGCAAGCCTTTGTATTGACCGTCTGTCAGCTGTTTTCTCACAGCTAAAACCACCAAGCATTCTTCAGCAGTGCGAGCTtcggaaagacaagagaactaCTGACCAAGCCCACTTGAAAAGATCAAatgcaaaaagataaaaaataaaaaatacaaagaaatcagGGTGACTTTTTCATAACACATTAAAGCTCTTTGTCCCCTCCTTTCAGTATCGAGCCTGGTGGACGGAGAAGTACAAGACGAGCTCCTTTAATGACGACGAGGAGGTTCAGAatcttttaaagagaaaatctgGCAACAGCGTCGGCAGCAGCTCTGCACCGAACAACGTTCCCACAGCTCTGGGAACGAGTCCCACCTGAAGGAATGATGGTCCGGCTCTCGCCTCCCTGACCCCCGAGAATCTGAAGGCTGTCGGGATCGAATCAGCGGGAACATTCATCCGGCAGTTCCTGTGAATCGATGATTGGTTTGTAGAACGGCCGGGGGATTTCATACCTCTGTTGTCATGTCATGTCGCGGCCTCTAACTGTCAAAACAACATGCAAGGGCAGCCAAGCGTGATCCCAAGGAAGTATGTACATGAACTCCTGAGTGCGAGCACACATTTAGCAGCGTACACTCCCCCTGTCAGTTATGTTATGCTGTGTCTTGAACTTGAATTTGAGTATTAGTTTCTATGTAGAGAGTAGAAACTAAAGAGCTACATGTTTCCCAGTAAAAAATATCACaaggtgtgtgttttttttttttttttatgacttgcACTATTACTGATACCCTTTGAATTTATTCGTATTGTCTTAGGTTCAGCTGAGAGTGGCATCTGCGTAAAAGCTACACAGGATTGCATAAGGCGTAGTTAAACCTCTGTCAATGTCAAATTTCTTCCAAGAGGAGCGTGTTTTCAAGCTTTGCAGATGAAACCCGCTGAGTGAGTGATGGGTTAATTTCCAGCAGATTCATTCAGATTTGGCTTAAGAAGCACAAtagtgtttttgctttttttttttttttttttttttactgtgcctTATAAAAGTATCTGTAACCCCTTAAACCTTAggaatttttttctgttaggtTACacccacaattttttttttcttttactgagaCTCTGTTATTGATCAACACATAGAAATAGagaattgtgaagtggaaggaaagacTATGCATggatcttatttttttattttattttgttttttttagaaaagaatCTAAGAAGTGTTGCATACATATTTTTTCATCCCTCCTGAGTCATTACTTTGTAGAAGCACATTTTGCTTCTTTCGGGTTATATCTCAGCCAGCTTTGAACATCAGAAGACTGGGATTAAAACCCATTGTTCTTAGCAAATTAGCTGATCTTATGTGGACTCTT
Proteins encoded in this region:
- the LOC105932859 gene encoding dual specificity protein phosphatase 22-B isoform X1, yielding MGNGINKILPDLYLGNIKDARDRELLAQHNITHILSIHDTAAPVLEDMTYLCIPAADHSKQNLIQYFRESIAFIHESRMKGEGCLVHCVAGVSRSVTLVVAYIMTVTGRGWVESLAAIRAARPCAGPNLGFLRQLEEFENTELAEYRAWWTEKYKTSSFNDDEEVQNLLKRKSGNSVGSSSAPNNVPTALGTSPT
- the LOC105932859 gene encoding dual specificity protein phosphatase 22-B isoform X3; amino-acid sequence: MHETGSCWRSTTSPTSSPSMTQLHPSWRIQYFRESIAFIHESRMKGEGCLVHCVAGVSRSVTLVVAYIMTVTGRGWVESLAAIRAARPCAGPNLGFLRQLEEFENTELAEYRAWWTEKYKTSSFNDDEEVQNLLKRKSGNSVGSSSAPNNVPTALGTSPT
- the LOC105932859 gene encoding uncharacterized protein LOC105932859 isoform X2; translation: MGNGINKILPDLYLGNIKDARDRELLAQHNITHILSIHDTAAPVLEDMTYLCIPAADHSKQNLIQYFRESIAFIHESRMKGEGCLVHWQQQTFNHSSRSGFHFFCTLKQRLRIGAGSLTARVCACQRGRSVPQRHPGGGLHHDGDRTRVGGVPGGHQGRPAVRRSQPGLPAAAGGV